From a single Brassica napus cultivar Da-Ae chromosome C9, Da-Ae, whole genome shotgun sequence genomic region:
- the LOC106405160 gene encoding uncharacterized protein LOC106405160: protein MSDGWRDSVVQKDIVNFLVNSPKGLVFIRSKEVSEVVKDATMLFKLLDEMVEEVGEKNVIQVVTDNASNYVKAGKLLEAKCPHLFWTPCAAHCIDLMLEDIGKICCEERNEEVFTNQKNLHRPAVTRFATSFITMTQFHLQQANLKKMVTSEEWNKSKWPKEAGARKMKQYILQESFWRNIAYALKLTCPLVKVLRMVDGEKKPAMGYINAAMDRAKETNAKSFKWKKEKYEKVFEMVDKRWDCQLHQPLHAAGYFLNPAVHYTHSADVCCEEVETRLYNCITKLVRDSAVQDMIMVELEVFKSASGLFGLPMAIRQREIKSPGWRNDAKDPILLDEIDDSNEWLMGKMDGISSNDEDDDFVHDDEDLTWSVVSKAVGAEEPSYTTRGAKTPKDNKGKGIVSSSTQNKRLDLVDEDDDDIEGEEGFGYEKDLEYEENGYECD, encoded by the exons ATGTCTGATGGATGGCGTGATTCTGTGGTACAGAAAGACATAGTCAACTTCCTGGTTAACTCACCTAAAGGCTTGGTTTTCATCAGGTCAAAAGAAGTATCTGAGGTGGTGAAAGATGCTACAATGCTCTTTAAGTTGTTGGATGAGATGGTTGAGGAAGTTGGCGAGAAGAATGTGATTCAAGTTGTGACTGACAATGCCTCCAACTACGTGAAGGCTGGGAAGCTGCTTGAAGCTAAATGTCCACATCTTTTTTGGACTCCTTGTGCTGCCCATTGTATTGATCTGATGCTGGAGGACATTGGAAAGATATGCTGTGAAGAACGCAATGAAGAAGT GTTCACGAACCAGAAGAACTTGCATCGACCTGCTGTAACTCGATTTGCAACTTCCTTCATCACCATGACTCAGTTTCACCTTCAGCAAGccaatttgaagaagatggtgaccTCAGAGGAATGGAACAAGTCTAAATGGCCTAAAGAAGCAGGAGCAAGGAAGATGAAGCAGTATATTCTTCAAGAGAGCTTCTGGAGGAACATAGCTTATGCTCTGAAGCTAACATGTCCCTTGGTGAAGGTGCTCCGGATGGTTGATGGCGAGAAGAAACCAGCCATGGGCTACATCAACGCTGCAATGGATAGGGCGAAGGAAACTAATGCTAAGAGTTTCAAATGGAAGAAGGAGAAATATGAGAAGGTCTTTGAGATGGTTGACAAGCGCTGGGACTGTCAGTTACATCAACCACTTCACGCAGCAGGGTATTTCCTCAATCCAGCTGTTCATTATACTCATTCTGCTGATGTTTGTTGTGAGGAAGTGGAGACTAGGCTGTACAACTGCATCACAAAGCTGGTTCGAGATAGTGCTGTCCAAGACATGATCATGGTGGAGCTTGAAGTTTTTAAGAGTGCAAGTGGCCTCTTTGGTCTTCCAATGGCTATCAGGCAAAGGGAGATTAAATCGCCAG GATGGAGAAATGATGCTAAGGATCCAATTTTGTTGGATGAGATAGATGATAGCAATGAATGGCTAATGGGAAAGATGGATGGAATCTCGTccaatgatgaagatgatgattttGTCCATGATGATGAAGACTTGACGTGGAGTGTGGTGAGCAAAGCAGTGGGAGCTGAAGAACCAAGCTACACTACTAGAGGAGCAAAAACTCCTAAGGACAACAAAGGGAAAGGAATTGTGAGTTCTTCAACTCAGAACAAGCGCTTGGATTtggttgatgaagatgatgatgacatTGAAGGAGAGGAAGGGTTTGGCTACGAGAAAGATTTGGAGTATGAGGAGAATGGTTATGAATGTGACTAG